The Palleronia sp. THAF1 genome window below encodes:
- a CDS encoding ABC transporter permease has product MLLYYIARRILWAIPFMFAVSLIAFALITAPPGDYLTSFAATLAQSGDIVDEARLDALRERYGFDQPFLVQYFRWIWGVLQGDFGISFEWQQPVGQLIWERMALSVTLALATLMFTWALALPIGIYSAVRKYSIGDYVATTVGFIGLATPNFLFALVLMYVAVVVFGSDVSGLFSEDYQDAPWSLAKFGDLMSHIWIPVIILGTSATASLVRIMRANLLDELYRPYVTTARAKGLSEWQLILKYPVRIAINPFISTIGWAFPQLISGAVITAFVLSLPTSGPLMLQALLAQDMYLAGAFILLLCCLSIVGMLVSDILLALIDPRIRFQ; this is encoded by the coding sequence ATGCTTCTCTACTACATCGCGCGACGGATCCTCTGGGCGATCCCGTTCATGTTCGCGGTCTCGCTCATCGCCTTCGCGCTGATCACGGCGCCTCCCGGCGATTACCTGACATCCTTCGCCGCCACGCTGGCCCAGTCAGGCGACATCGTGGACGAAGCCCGTCTCGACGCCCTGCGCGAACGCTATGGCTTCGATCAACCCTTCCTAGTGCAGTATTTTCGTTGGATCTGGGGCGTGCTGCAGGGTGACTTCGGCATCTCGTTCGAATGGCAGCAACCTGTCGGCCAGTTGATCTGGGAGCGTATGGCCCTGTCGGTCACGCTTGCCCTCGCTACGCTGATGTTCACCTGGGCGCTGGCGCTGCCCATCGGTATCTACTCGGCGGTGCGCAAGTATTCGATCGGGGATTACGTCGCTACGACTGTTGGCTTCATCGGCCTTGCGACGCCGAACTTCCTGTTCGCTCTCGTTCTTATGTACGTCGCGGTCGTCGTGTTCGGATCAGACGTGTCCGGCCTGTTCTCGGAAGACTACCAAGACGCGCCATGGTCTCTGGCGAAGTTCGGCGATCTCATGTCCCATATCTGGATCCCCGTCATCATCCTCGGCACCAGCGCGACAGCCAGCCTCGTGCGGATCATGCGCGCCAACCTACTGGATGAGCTGTATCGCCCCTACGTGACCACCGCGCGGGCCAAGGGGCTGTCGGAATGGCAGTTGATCCTGAAATACCCCGTCCGCATTGCAATCAACCCGTTCATCTCGACCATCGGCTGGGCGTTCCCGCAATTGATCTCGGGTGCCGTCATCACCGCCTTCGTGTTGTCGCTGCCAACGTCTGGTCCGCTGATGCTACAGGCGCTCTTGGCGCAGGACATGTATCTGGCCGGTGCCTTCATCCTGCTGCTCTGCTGTCTGTCGATCGTGGGCATGCTCGTCTCTGACATCCTTCTCGCGCTGATCGACCCCCGTATCAGGTTCCAGTGA
- a CDS encoding ABC transporter substrate-binding protein encodes MIRHTATERSGRARSATARLMLGAAMLPLLSLSAIAQSASGEAPALAEMVEAGNLPPVAERVGSEPEAVTPLNEVGSYGGDLRIGLRGSSDHNHILRVVGPQGLVRWNPDYSEVVPNVAESFEVSEDGRVFTFNLRDGMKWSDGMPFTAEDVLFNVDDLLLNEEFAPTPPRYMSGDEPMTVEAIDDYTVRFTFAEPYGDFLAELASPLGQHPVLHAKHYCSQFLPAYNGDIGTLISEVQATDWQNLFLQKCGDLEIPARWGNPERPTLDPWIVTDPYVGGTTRVTMDRNPYFWQIDTEGNQLPYIDRIVAPIDQDVESLILSVIGGNIDFGLRHIDPPSNRPVLAQNREAGDYKFFEATATGGTDMSISFNLTHKDPAKRELFNQKDFRVALSLGLDRQEVIDTVLLGQSEPYQHGPFEDHPYYHEQIASQYLDYDPEQANALLDNLGLEMGDNGVRTMANGDPLRFQIDVIPTFEPTWVDALQIIEQQWARIGVDMEINPMERTFFYERTSNSNDHDAAIWTATQSWVPGQIPQMLVPVHHDSRYGIAWKDWYLSGGEAGEEPPETIKTRFDLYDTARTLTDPEERIAQFQEIADIAAEEFEVMGVYKSIPTYGIVKNGLNNVPESMVSSWYYATPSPTLPQSWFWAEE; translated from the coding sequence ATGATACGACATACCGCCACCGAAAGGTCAGGACGGGCGCGCAGCGCAACGGCCCGCCTGATGCTCGGCGCCGCGATGCTGCCGCTTCTATCGCTGTCGGCCATTGCGCAAAGCGCATCCGGCGAGGCGCCCGCCCTGGCAGAAATGGTAGAGGCCGGTAACCTACCTCCGGTGGCGGAGCGTGTCGGCTCTGAGCCGGAAGCCGTTACGCCTTTGAACGAGGTTGGCAGCTACGGTGGTGATCTGCGGATCGGTCTGCGTGGCAGCTCGGATCACAACCACATTCTTCGCGTGGTCGGGCCGCAGGGCCTCGTGCGTTGGAACCCCGACTACAGTGAAGTGGTCCCGAACGTTGCCGAAAGCTTCGAGGTCAGCGAAGACGGCCGCGTCTTCACCTTCAACCTGCGCGATGGGATGAAGTGGTCCGACGGCATGCCCTTCACCGCAGAGGACGTTCTGTTCAACGTCGATGATCTTCTGCTGAATGAAGAGTTCGCGCCCACGCCGCCGCGCTACATGTCCGGCGACGAGCCGATGACCGTCGAGGCCATCGACGACTACACCGTGCGTTTCACCTTCGCGGAACCTTACGGCGACTTCCTGGCAGAACTCGCCAGCCCGCTGGGCCAGCATCCGGTCCTTCATGCAAAGCACTACTGCTCGCAGTTCTTGCCGGCCTACAATGGCGACATCGGAACCCTGATCTCGGAAGTTCAGGCTACCGACTGGCAGAACCTCTTCCTCCAGAAATGCGGCGATCTGGAGATTCCGGCGCGTTGGGGCAATCCCGAGCGTCCGACGCTAGACCCGTGGATCGTCACGGATCCCTATGTCGGCGGCACCACCCGCGTCACGATGGATCGCAACCCCTACTTCTGGCAGATCGACACTGAAGGGAACCAGCTTCCCTACATCGACCGGATCGTGGCGCCCATCGATCAGGACGTCGAAAGCCTGATCCTGTCGGTCATCGGCGGCAACATCGACTTCGGCCTCCGCCACATTGATCCGCCCTCGAACCGTCCGGTCCTGGCCCAGAACCGCGAGGCGGGCGACTACAAGTTCTTCGAAGCGACGGCGACCGGTGGCACCGACATGTCGATCAGCTTCAACCTCACCCACAAGGACCCGGCCAAGCGCGAGCTGTTCAACCAGAAGGACTTCCGCGTCGCCCTGTCCCTCGGACTGGACCGCCAAGAAGTGATCGACACGGTTCTGCTGGGCCAGAGCGAGCCTTATCAACATGGTCCGTTCGAGGATCATCCCTACTACCACGAGCAGATCGCCTCGCAGTATCTCGATTACGATCCCGAACAGGCGAATGCGCTGCTGGACAATCTCGGTCTGGAAATGGGCGACAACGGCGTTCGGACCATGGCCAACGGCGATCCGCTGCGCTTCCAGATCGACGTGATCCCGACGTTCGAACCCACATGGGTCGACGCGCTGCAGATCATCGAGCAGCAATGGGCCAGGATCGGCGTCGACATGGAGATCAACCCGATGGAGCGGACGTTCTTCTACGAGCGAACCTCCAACTCCAACGACCATGACGCCGCGATCTGGACCGCGACGCAAAGCTGGGTGCCCGGCCAGATCCCGCAGATGCTGGTTCCCGTACACCATGACAGCCGGTACGGCATCGCGTGGAAGGACTGGTACCTGAGCGGTGGCGAGGCCGGGGAGGAGCCCCCGGAGACCATCAAGACGCGTTTCGATCTCTACGACACCGCGCGGACCCTCACCGACCCCGAAGAGCGTATCGCGCAGTTCCAGGAGATCGCGGACATCGCGGCCGAGGAGTTCGAGGTCATGGGTGTGTACAAATCCATCCCGACCTACGGCATCGTCAAGAACGGTCTGAACAACGTCCCCGAGAGCATGGTCAGCTCGTGGTACTACGCCACGCCGTCGCCGACCCTGCCGCAAAGCTGGTTCTGGGCTGAAGAGTAA
- a CDS encoding peroxidase-related enzyme (This protein belongs to a clade of uncharacterized proteins related to peroxidases such as the alkylhydroperoxidase AhpD.), with the protein MTDVLTKFTRKVPQWRPRLTPVDLQLATDEQLAALKVTPSNTKVSAYVLTLAHDVESLAVRSPLFNAIMYDTGGMRRAERELGALGSSMVNHCVYCAAVHADRHTQIENSTDVTDALFRDGVQADLGQRDRAIFDFAVALSACPPAATDAHMDALRDAGLDSNEVLDLILSVSLFGCANRLMHVLGDPVRPAEDISKTGRM; encoded by the coding sequence ATGACGGACGTGCTGACGAAGTTTACCCGCAAGGTGCCGCAGTGGCGCCCGCGCCTCACCCCGGTCGATTTGCAGCTGGCGACCGACGAACAGCTTGCCGCTCTCAAGGTCACGCCGTCCAACACCAAGGTGTCGGCTTACGTGCTTACGCTGGCGCATGATGTGGAAAGTCTCGCGGTCCGGTCGCCGCTCTTCAACGCGATCATGTACGACACGGGAGGGATGCGCCGCGCCGAGCGCGAGCTTGGGGCGCTTGGGTCTTCAATGGTCAACCATTGCGTCTATTGCGCGGCGGTCCATGCAGACCGTCATACACAGATCGAGAACTCCACCGACGTGACGGATGCTCTGTTCCGCGACGGTGTGCAGGCTGACCTAGGACAGCGGGATCGAGCGATCTTCGATTTCGCAGTTGCCCTGTCCGCCTGTCCTCCCGCCGCAACTGATGCGCATATGGACGCCCTGCGCGATGCCGGCTTGGACTCGAATGAGGTCCTTGACTTGATCTTGTCGGTGTCGCTGTTTGGTTGCGCCAACCGACTGATGCATGTGCTGGGCGATCCCGTCAGACCGGCAGAAGACATATCAAAAACGGGACGAATGTGA
- a CDS encoding NAD-dependent epimerase/dehydratase family protein yields MTLSQSTSGNASSIVRTEKRIAMTGGAGRVGTALRQALAGKVGSIHIIDRADPGDLGPNETWDDIDISDAAAMVRGLRNVDGVIHLAGFPNERDIDDILNVNVLGTHNVFEAARQNGIERVVYGSSNHTVGFYPRDTQISEDEPMRPDTLYGLSKCWGELEAGLYFDKFGIRTLNIRIGNAADRPADERARKIWISARDMAQLALIGLEHPDITCTTVYGISNQRSGWWDNATAHALGYVPQDDGDTVAGPDAHDNATSALPEIANHFQGGRFCAIAHDGIRRIRGA; encoded by the coding sequence ATGACCTTGTCACAGTCGACCTCTGGCAACGCGTCTTCCATTGTGCGCACTGAAAAGCGGATCGCGATGACCGGCGGAGCAGGACGGGTCGGCACAGCCCTGCGACAGGCGCTGGCAGGAAAAGTCGGCAGCATACACATCATCGACCGCGCCGACCCCGGTGACCTTGGCCCGAACGAAACGTGGGACGACATCGACATCTCGGACGCCGCCGCAATGGTGCGGGGTCTTCGGAACGTCGACGGTGTCATCCATTTGGCAGGCTTCCCGAACGAACGCGACATCGACGATATTCTGAACGTGAACGTGCTTGGCACGCACAACGTCTTCGAGGCCGCGCGCCAGAATGGGATTGAACGGGTGGTCTATGGATCGTCCAACCATACCGTCGGCTTCTACCCCCGCGACACCCAAATTTCGGAAGACGAGCCCATGCGCCCGGATACGCTGTATGGCCTCAGCAAATGCTGGGGAGAGCTGGAGGCAGGGCTTTACTTCGACAAGTTCGGCATCCGCACACTGAACATCCGGATCGGCAATGCGGCGGATCGCCCGGCAGACGAACGCGCCCGAAAGATCTGGATCAGCGCGCGGGATATGGCGCAGCTCGCTCTGATTGGGCTAGAGCATCCAGACATCACCTGCACCACCGTTTATGGCATCTCGAACCAGCGCTCTGGCTGGTGGGACAACGCCACCGCCCATGCGTTGGGGTACGTGCCGCAGGATGACGGCGATACCGTCGCGGGCCCGGATGCTCATGATAACGCCACCTCCGCCCTGCCTGAAATCGCAAACCATTTTCAGGGCGGTCGGTTCTGCGCAATCGCGCACGACGGCATCCGAAGGATCAGGGGGGCGTGA